A DNA window from Setaria viridis chromosome 2, Setaria_viridis_v4.0, whole genome shotgun sequence contains the following coding sequences:
- the LOC117842922 gene encoding WAT1-related protein At5g64700, whose amino-acid sequence MEDAASKKAYVVAVVVQVIYTGLSVLSKAAFNDGMSIFVFNFYRQATGSLLLLPLALLFQRKNMMSMPLALLLKLFLCALFGNTLSLNMYSVSLKLTSATLVAAAGNAVPAVTLCLALVLRMEVVNLRSSSGIAKVSGAALCLAGVLVMAFYTGPGLSPVNHHHAFAAHAPGSGGHTSTSKAAWIAGTFLMVINNMAYSLTAVWQARILKEFPNRMLVAVSLCVFSALQSLVVAAVAERDFSRWKLRLDVSLLAIAYTGFVVTGVSYYLQAWIVEMKGPVFFAAWLPLYSVFTMFCSSFFLGEIVHLGSILGGILLIGGLYSVLWGKSRDSMSDGSNSEMNKIDGAQDEQERNKPDAPEEAKSAAAGEKV is encoded by the exons ATGGAGGACGCGGCAAGCAAGAAGGCCTACGTGGTCGCTGTAGTCGTGCAGGTGATCTACACCGGCTTGTCCGTGTTATCCAAGGCGGCCTTCAACGACGGGATGAGCATTTTCGTCTTCAACTTCTACCGCCAGGCGACCGGCTCCCTCCTCCTACTCCCTCTCGCTCTCCTCTTCCAAAG GAAAAATATGATGTCGATGCCGTTAGCGCTGCTGTTGAAGCTCTTCTTGTGCGCATTGTTCGG GAATACATTGAGCTTAAATATGTACAGTGTTAGCCTGAAACTTACATCGGCAACGCTGGTGGCAGCAGCAGGCAACGCCGTGCCTGCGGTCACCCTCTGCCTGGCACTGGTACTCAG GATGGAGGTGGTGAACCTGAGGAGCTCCTCTGGCATAGCCAAGGTTAGCGGTGCAGCGCTCTGCCTCGCTGGCGTCTTGGTCATGGCCTTCTACACCGGGCCAGGGCTCAGCCCCGTTAACCACCACCATGCCTTCGCCGCCCAcgctccgggctccggcggcCACACGAGTACCTCAAAGGCGGCATGGATCGCAGGGACGTTCCTCATGGTCATCAATAACATGGCGTATTCCCTCACAGCCGTCTGGCAG GCTAGAATCCTCAAGGAGTTCCCTAACAGGATGCTCGTGGCCGTCTCACTCTGCGTGTTCAGCGCGCTGCAGTCGCTGGTCGTCGCCGCAGTGGCCGAGAGGGACTTCTCTAGGTGGAAGCTCCGGCTGGACGTCAGCTTGCTCGCCATCGCTTACACT GGGTTTGTGGTGACTGGAGTGTCCTACTACCTGCAAGCGTGGATCGTGGAGATGAAGGGGCCCGTCTTCTTCGCAGCCTGGCTCCCGCTCTACTCCGTCTTCACAATGTTTTGCTCCTCATTCTTCTTGGGAGAGATTGTTCACCTCGGCAG TATTTTGGGTGGAATCCTGCTGATTGGAGGACTTTACAGCGTGTTGTGGGGTAAAAGCAGGGACAGTATGTCTGATGGATCAAACAGCGAGATGAATAAGATCGATGGTGCACAAGATGAGCAGGAGCGCAATAAACCTGACGCACCTGAGGAAGCAAAATCAGCAGCAGCGGGTGAAAAAGTCTGA